AGCAATATCTGGGTGAATCCATCCTCTTTCTTCACTACAATGTCTCTGTATGTGCTGGCACTCTCCGTTAGCCTTATGGTGAAGTACATTTTCTTGACAAAAGACTGGTCTCTGCCATCATCAGTAACATGTCTTTTGCCACCTTTCACTCTTGCAACTGATGTACATGTGTCTGTTGTTCCAGTGGCTGCTAGTGGGTCTATTAATACCACTATCGCTTCTTGGGGAGCTGAGCCTGTGGCCATGGAAGCAGTAACTGAGCCAGACATCTGAGATATTAGTGGCTGTAGCAGGGTCTTGTCCTCTATTCCAGCCTGTTCTGCACTGGGACCTGACAAAGGGTCCCTGACTGGTTTCCCTTCTGTCACCTTGAAGTCCACCAGGTCCTGCTGATCTACTGCAATAGGGTCCAGTTTCTTGAGTTCCTGAAAGCTGCTCACAGTTTTCTTGTTGTCAACAGGACTGTCAGGTGCAAATGTCTTGAGAGTTGAATTTACCAACTCCATATCCTTTGCATCAGTGAAAAGTGAAGCCGCCTTTCTCCTAACGTTCTTGCTGGCAGCAAATAACTGCCTGCTTTTGGATCCGTGTTGTTTGCCAGTCACTAGCATTTTAGGAGAGTTCTTAGTATAGTCCGCTTTGGTAGATCTGGAAGTTCTTCTTCTGGCATTGTTTGAACACATTCTACTTGTCCTGGTCCATTctagttttttctgtttctcagtctgTCGTCTATTAAAATCATGTATACATTTTTGACAGTTCATGAGGTGATGTTCTGGTTCCCAAGTGTCATCCTGTTTGTCATAACCTTTCCACCGAACCAAATACACTGTATTCCcatttttgtcttgtcttttgtcAACAATTGtttcaacctcaaactcctgggaagcCATGAAGAAAGACACAGGGTTGGAGCAGTTGCTGTGCCAACTTTGTTTCAGTTGCCTCTCCACCTCGCCACTTCTTTCTGCCTCCAGTGCTTCACCAGGTTCTGCGTATGGATGAGTCTCTAGTGGAACAGCTTAGGCTTTGTCTCGTGGTACATGATAGCTTGCTCAGTAGCCTCAGAGAAGAGTAGTTAAATCCACAGCCCCTATCCTCTTTTGTAGTACAGAAAGCATTCTTCCTGCCAGTTactcttttgtgtttctttgtttaattGTGGTTGCTATGACGATTATATTGAACATTCTAATgttataacaattttaaagttgTACTAGCTTACATTTAGTAACATACAAAACCGTTACTCCCATGTAATGTAACTGCACTATTTCATTTACTGAATTATCAAAATTATACCTtgcatgtcaaaaacaaaaattagtcatagattgttttattaaatatattattgttttaagttaTATTGAGAACAAATTGTGGAGGTGCACATTGTTAATTATTTCATCTTGgataatttttcatgtatttatctttACCTTAAATTTGCTTATTCGTATGGCTTTTGAGTGTGTGTTCTTTCTACCCTGAAGTACTCcataagacatttcttttttctttctttctttcttctttttttttttctttgagacaggatctggctctgtcacccaggctgtggagtgcagtggtgggatctcggttcactgcaagctccgcctctcaggttcccgccaatctcctgcctcatcctcccgagtagctgggactaagaaGACAGATAAGACAGATTGGAAGCCCACTGGTTATTTTTGAAGGTCCCTTTTGCATGACTAGCTAATTCCCTTGCTTCTCTCGAAAATCCTCAAAATTCTCTTTGTATTTGTTCTCGATAGTAATTATCAGGTAATTCTGAGTttgtttctttgagtttctgttaCTTGGAGTTTGTTGAACCTGTTGGGTGCTTATTTATTGTCTTAAATTGTTGCATTTTTTACAAGTATTTCGTGAAATTGTCTCCTTGAATCTTTGTCTCTTCCTTTGAACTTCCAAAATGCATAATTATGGCTGCTTGTTGTTGTCCCTCAGGTTTCTAGGCTGACCCATTCCAGCCTGTGTTGCTGACCACTATATTGTTGATGGCTGCCATGGGTGTGTAGCACAGTGTGAGGCCAGTTTGTCAGTTGGTCTCGGAAGAATGATGCATCCCAGAGCTCAATTCCCAGACTTCAATCCTTGCAGTCTCATTAGTGCACCACAATGTAGCAATCTCTAATTGTGAGGAACAACCAAGAAAATTATGGAAATGGATGCAAACAGTTTgaagcaaaacttttaaaagtgaaagtaaaaaaCTCTTCACAGTGCTTGATCTACTATGAGGCTGGGATTTACTGCTTCTAAAGGCAGAGAAGTCAAGGAATGGTGTCTTGGAGTAAGCATTATTCAGCTGGACCCTGAACCTTGTACTTGGATTCATCGGGACATGAAATGATGACTTACAGAAGCTACTGAGCTCGGCCTTGCCACTTGACCGTGAACTAAGAAGGAGTTGAAGTGTCAGCTTGGCCTGAGACGTTGGCCTGTGACCAATCACAGGCTGAAGTAATGTCTCATGGCCACAATAATTAAGGAGTCTGGATGATGCAAAGTTCAAGTAGGAAGAAATggttaataagcaaaagaagaaagctctcctGAACAAAGAGGGGATTTTTGAGAGTTTCCAACGATACAACTGGGTCAGGATATTTTATGAACTGGAAAGTATGAAATATTTGGAGGTATTTGTGGACTCTCTTGAAGGAAGCAGTACTCAGCTCAGTTCAGTGTCTGGCCTGGGAAAAATGAGAGGCCAAACAAAAGTTTTGTCTCAATCACTGGGCtgaggaaaagcagaagctgaATGGATAATTCATGTATATTTGCCTCGCATTCCAAAACATGTCcacatagaaaagaaaagtattaCATCACAACCCAGTGGAGCCTACTGTGTATCAAGTCCACAAAGGGGGAAGTGTGTATTTTCTTGAAGTCTGCTAATTACATGAATGACAGAAGACTTTGATTCCTTTGTccttgttcccttctctgtgtagCTGTCGATATGTTTTATGCAAAAATGGCAAAGACATTTTCAGGTTCTACCTTGTTTTCTTATTGGTGCATATGTGGATATATTGTCAGGCTATCCTCCTGTTCTACTTTGTTTCATTGGTGTCTGTGGCCTATGTTTTCATTCTGTTCCTGGAACAACACAGAGAgtgtgaaatatataaataaatatatatatacatattccatATGTATATGGAATTTTGTATGAAGTTTGTTTATGATATCAACATCAAAAAAGctaagttatttaaaatgtttacagtttTAGTATTTATTCAAGTAATCCTTTTTGAGAATACTTGCAAACTGTTTAATTTGCCAtcgctttatatatttatatacataaacatatacatgtatatagacatatatatacatatacatatatatgtatgcaggGGAGGTTATAATTACTTACATACAGGATCAAAATAGGCTGCCTGCAAACTGAGGAACAATGAGTGcaagtctgagtcccaaaactcaAGAACTTGGAGTCTGGGGTCCGAGAACAAGAAAGCAAGAAGTATCCAGCATAGGAGACAGATATATGTTTTGGAAGCTAGGCCCATCTTGCTTTTTGACCTGTTTCTGTGTGCTTGGTATTTGCTAGAAACttattagattgtgcccaccagattaatgTAGATCTTCCCATTGATTCAAATATAaaccttttttgggggggaaataCTCAAGAAACATATCTGGCATTAATACTCTGTATCGTTCAATCCACTGAATAAGACACCCAGTATTTACCATCAGAAGTCCACTCCTTTTCAACTTGAATCAATACACATCTCCTGCTATCGTACATAATCTTCAAGTGCAGACAAAAATGAGGTCTTAATTATACGTCACATAATACAATCATCCTCTTACAACCTGGAGTGCAACAATCCCCAATGCAAACACTATTTCATAAACTTTACAATATGCAAATATTGTCAAGAATTCAATGAATTTTGTGcaacatgataaaggaaaataaaaagagacacattCTTAGTACATGTGTATACgtgcacaaacttttttttttttaatggaggataTACTTAAGACAATTAACATCCtaatttctgcaactggtcaaGCGTCTATGGCAGGTATGGATGACTAACTTCTTCTATTACACATTGTttgttccctttgccttcaggaAGCGCCTCAGAAGGTTGcagtttttattgttgtgttgtggttgttgttattgtttctgtTATCCTGGTGAGTGAATCCAAAGCTTAATACCTGAAGGTTCTGGTCAACTGTAGTCTTGTCAGGaatgggctgttgtagtttcccattgaccttaaacACATGTCATGGTAGTGCTAAGACACGTCCTGATGCATCTTCTGTGTTTTATGCAtactcttccttccctccattgtggagtagtaggcTGATTTCATCTTTATAGTTCAGGTCAGTCACCCCAGTCAACACTGTAACTGCCTTCTCAGAATGTTGATGTAAAGGCAGGAGGAGGCAAGGTGTCCAGAAGGCAATCTAAACTTCAGGTTTAACAAAATCGTTACTGTTTCTTCCGGTGGCACCAATTGTCCTCAGGGAACTAAGTCCTCTAGGCCAGCAGAGTATAATGTcataaagaaacaagaaacaaaaatgttgctAGTGGAACACCAGGAGTGATAGCGAGTGGTGAAATTTCTACTTCCATCGCTTGATATCTGGACCCATGGATTTTGGCTATGGAAGAAACAATACCATATATTGGATGTTGATTCAGAGAATACATGGTCTTCTGGAGACCTCTGCCagagccctgcaaagtattgtcccCTAGTTGGCATTACAATTATAACATCAAAGGGCCACTTCACCATTCCATTAATTTAGCTACTTCAGGAAAATCAGAAGCAAGGTAAGGCCACTAGATGTAATGAGTGGCAGACCACTGCCACGCTTCGTTTGCAATAAGTGAGTGCACTGGTCAGAGGCAATGTTGTGCTCAATACCATAATGTTGGAAAAGGCGTTTTGTGAGGCCATGAATGggagtcttggcagaagcattgcatgcagaaTGGGGAAATTCATATCCACACGtatgtctattccagtgaggacaagtCTCTGCCCTTTCCTTGATGAAGAGGTCTCATATAGTTCATCTGTctccaggtagctggctgatcaacCTGAGCAACTGGACCATAGTGAGGGCTCAGTTTTGTTCCCTACTGCTGGCAAACTGGGCACTCAGAAGTGGCCATAGCCATGTCAGACTTTGTGAGTGGAAGTCGGTGTGGCTGAGCACATGTGCAAACTCacttcctgccaccatggccatttTGTTCATGGACCCATCGGGCAATGAGAAggatggctggggaaagaggcagaGTGGTGTCCTTGAAAACAGTGTTCCTATCCACTTGAGTATTAAACTCTTTATCCACTGAGGTGACTTGTTGGCAAGCACTCATATGGAATACAAATATTTTGACAGTTTTTGATCACTCACAAAAGTCCGTCTACGTACCTCTTTCcaaaattcctttgtcaccaataTTCTAATCATGCATCTCCCAAGTGCCTAATATCCAGCCCAACCATTGGCTTTGGACCAAGAATCAGTTAATGGTCAGAAATCTAGTCATTTCTCTTCCAATGTAGAGTTCACAACCAGCTTCACTACacaaagttctgcccactgggaagactTCTCCTCACTGCTGTCCTTTAggtgtcctagaaaggggctctAGTTCTTCAGCCCTCCAATTTCAGGTAGGAACTGCATTTCATTGAGAACCGTCTGTGAACCAGGACCctatcttctcttcctctgtcaactgatcagaGCTATCTTCCCATGAGGTCATCAGTACAGTCTGATGGAGAGAAGGTTGAATGGCTGGAGTAGAGATCGTGGGCATTTGAGTCACTTTCTCATGTAACGTAGCTGTGCCTTAGGACCTGCTGAAGCCTGCTCGTGTGTATACCACATCTGTTTGATGATGAAATGCTGCCGTGCACAACCTGCTTTATGACTCGGTGTGTCAGAAAGCACCAAGTTGATAACAGGCTGTGTACTTCACACGGTGACATGATGACGAATAGTCAAATGTTCAATTTCTAATTAAGCCCATAAATGGGCCAAGAGCTGTGTCTCCAAAGAATAGGAGTTATCTGCCAAAGATGGCAGGGACTTGCTTAAAAATTGTAGAGGGATATGCTGTGTTTCACCTGTGGGAGcactgcaaagtattgtcacatAGTTAGCATTGTAATTGTAACTTCAAAAAGCCATTTCACCGTTCTATTAATCCAGCTGCTATAGGATAATGGGAAATATGGTAAGACCAGAAGATTGAATAAGCAGGACACCAGACACCACAGCCACAGTTCTTTAGCTGTGAGCTCCAAACAGCATTCCTATCTGCCAGTGAAACCTCAAGCACCATGAAATTTGCTGGTTCCTGTGGCCCAAGTGGTAGaggggttttcaccagagcctgCAGTAGTTGCAGAGTCTTTTCCTGTTCCGGATGCCCCTGAAAGCTGACAGCCCTTCGAGTCACTCAATAAGTGGGCCAGGgagacattttcaaatgaaaaaatgtgCTGTCTTAAAATTCCGAATAGGCCTAGtgggcattgtgcctctttcttagTTAGAAGAGGGACCTCATACAACAACGTGTTCTTTACCCTGGAAAAGATATTTTGACAGGCTTCAAAAGACTGGACCCCTAGAAACATTGCAGAGTGAGAAGGTCTCTGAATTTTAGTCAGCTTTATTTCCTGTATTCTGCTACATAAACGTCTCATCAAGAATTCAAGTGTgcttgctacttcttgctcagcCGTCAAATCAGCCTAATTTCACCAATGTGATGGCCCAATGTGCTATCTTACAGAAGTGAAAAACAATCAAGGTCTCTCCAAATAAGATAATGATGGGAAGCCAGAGAGATAGCATAGCCCCAGGGAAGGTTAATAAATACacattgctggccttgccagctgaaggcaaattgcctCTGGTGGTTCTTTTAGACAAGAATTAAGAAAAGGGCACTGGTCAAGTGAATGTCTCCATACCACGTAACACAAGATGTATTAACTTGCTCAAACAATAAACCACACGTATTGCACCAGCTGCAAGTGGATTCACAACTTCATTAAGTTATGATACTCCAATGTCAATCTCCAAGATGcacctgtcttctgcacaggctaAATCAGAGAGTTGAATGAGGATGTGCTGGTAATTACCACCCCGGCATCTTTGAAATTGTTTATGGTGGCACCCATCTTTGCAACCTTCTCAGGGTTTTGATAATGTTTctcatttcctatttttctagGTAGGGGCAGCTCTAGTGGCTTTCATTTAACCTTACCTATTTGTCGCAGCCTTTCTCCTGAAAGTCAAGGAAATGTGGGATTCTGCCAGCTCCTACGTATATCTATGCCAGTTATCATTTCAGCCCTGGGAAAATGACCAAAGGATGACTGCAGGGACTCACTGGACACTCTGTAAATCTGACCTAATAAGCTAAAACTCTATGAATTACCTGACCTCCCTGAACTCCTACTTTGACTGTAGGACCACGATgacattttgggtcccctggaaccCACATCAGCACAGAGCTAGTGTCCAGTAGTTTCTGAAAAGCctgattattttctcttcctgaatGCACAGTTACCTTGGGAAAAGCCtagaggtctccttggggaaagACGGTGTAAAGATTCATTGCATAAATCGTCAATTAGGTAATGGGTGTCCTGGTCAAGGGAATTCAGCCTCCCCTTAATTCAATGGGTTCTTGGTCTTTCAACTGGCTGTAGTCTGGAAATTGATGGAGGGGCTGCACTTCTCTGTTTCCATCACTCAGAAGAGTCTTTTGTCCTTTTGTCCTGGAGATTTCTGTATGTATAACCTAAGTATGAATGCAGTAGGCTTTCCATCAATTTCACGTCTAtgaacaccatgattaattaaCCAATGGCAGAGCTATACAGGAGCCACATTACTCTGACTGCCACTGTCCCTTAGCTCTGTCCACATTGCCTTGGatggttgagtgctgccacttggccctTGTCACATCAGGATCCTATGTTTGTCATCGTATTTAAAGTTTTCAGTTGAGCTACTGTGGTTTCCAGAGGAGACGAAGTACTGGGCTATTCAAAAAGGCAAGTCCTGACCACCCAAATCTGTTTCACAAGTGACTGGTCAATGATATGTGTTCTGGGCCCTACCAGATTGGATGGGTAAGTCTAAAGGATGAGTCTGCTTGACCATCCAAATCTCCCTAAGTTTTGGATCTCCTCTCCATTAAACCAATGTAGGCcagcatttccagctcactcacgGAGGGCCAACTTTTAATCCACATTTCAACTaactagcaaatcaaatcaactattagaagtttttatttatttattttttctcaccaAGCTGTCTCATTAAGCACAAAATCAATACTTTGTACTGATTAGGATCAGTAAATTCAGCTGATacaactctatgttccttccaccataatCCCATACACATAGTATCCACTCTCATGCCTGTTCTCCAGGTTGATGTTCATATAAATGAGGTAAattgaacatttttgtttgtatgtgtgtggtgtgactGTGTAGCACACCGCCTCATGAGTCACACTCTCTACCTCACCTGTAGAAGcccaccacagcattccagcccgGTCTAGAAACAAAGAGAGGTGTTCAGGATGGCTCCTGAGAAAAATCACACTATGTAATTTGGCAACTGCCTAAGGGAAGGCCATATCTGTTGCCTCAGTCAATGCAGGTTTGATCTCCTCAGACTCAGTTGGAAAGACTGATGGCAGCATGGATGAGAAGGACAACGCTGCCCCTTCTGGAGATGAGAATGCTCTTCTTCTTGGCAAAAAGCTTCATCAGGGTTTACACACTCAGTATCTCCAgtttcatcagggtcctcccacacatcctcATTCCGAGTTGCAGAGTCCCATTCTATTCAACCAATGTCCTCACTATAACTGTAGATAGCTTTTGAGGATGTGCATGCATCTTTCATTGAAGGTCAGGAACTTACATGATGAGAGACTGGAATTTGGGGTCTTTCTCTACAGGTGGTAAGACTAACAGGGCAAAATTAGGAGagttgaggctcagtatctgcttctgatgCTGGGAGACAGAAATTCTGAATTCATCATTACCTCTCATTTTGCCCACTGAACTTAAGAGCTACCCAGCAGCTTCGTTATCATCCTTGGTTCTCCAcctatggtcaaaggtattatgcaGGGGTAACTCAATTCCTTGCCTCTCCCAATCAATGAATCAGGACTGTCAAATGCATTTACTTTGCGTAACTCTCCACATGATGTCCGTCAAAAATTATCAGTGTTGTCCATGTTATGAGAAGTAGAGTCCTTCGCATGAATGcatcaaattatatttaacaGCCAACCACAGAAACTccaaaaaccaatgaaagaactttctttttaatattctgtttttctagaACCACTTCTGGGACCAAAATTTGTATTACTCAGGGTTGACTCCCTGGGACAGGACTTTAGTAGAGTGTATTAAGTACTAGCTTACACCATTGCAATGTCACATAACAGGCTGTCGGGGAGCTCAGGGGCAACAAGAGCCAATCTGAGTCCCACAATTGAACAACTTGGAGTCCAAAATGTGACGGCAGAGAGCATCTAGCACACCACAAAGAGATAGGTTGTGAGGCTAAACTAATCTCACCTATTCacgtttttctttctgctttatatTCCCTGGAAATTaatagattgtgcccaccagattaagggtgcttctgccttcctcagcccacTGACCCGAGTGATAATCTCATTTAGGcaacactcacacagacacatgccaaaCTAATAGTCTGTATCTCTCAAGCCAGTTATATTCACACTCGGTGTTAGTCATTACAGGCTCGTGTTGAGAAATTTGCTGATCCCCACTAAGtctccaccttcaagccaggaacAGACTGAAGTCTGGGTCCTAGGCTGATGGACAAGAATGGGAACCACTGGTGCTTTTTTGAAAGGCATGTATTGTTGCCAAATAATCTAATCAGGAAGCACTTTCTTTCCTCTGAAGCACAAAATATTCCTGGACTCAACCAGATTTGAGGACTTTTCAGACTAGCAGCTGTGGAGACGAGCCTCCCACCCAAGGGATAAATCTTATCTATACCCTTCTCACTCTCCACTTGTCCATCTACCTCAATCTTCCTGGATGCAGAAGAACTGTTTGAGAATCATTGAATGGTGGAGCTGAAAgaactgtaacacaaacaggaACAAAAAGATGTCTCTTGCTCATCACATTGTCAAAGGCAAACATAAGGGGTTAGTTGTGACCTTCAGGGTGCACAGAACTAGGGTCTCTcaaagccagggctgtgacaccctctttaggGTTTTGCTGTTTCTGGCATCCCCAAAACTCTGGGTATCACTGCATTCCCCAGTATCAGCTGTGGAAGCTGCCTACAGTATGCCTGGtccagctgctgcttctcagtGAGATGGCACCTACATTTCCCTGCTTTGCCACAGCTGGCAGGCTTGTCAGTGCATAGCAGCTGGACCCCACATTTGCTGATATACCACTTGCCACTCTACCTCACGTTTGCCCCTGGAACGTGATAAATCCTGGCCCATAAAGCAACCTGAGTGCCGCCTATTAGGCAAAGTGGGTAGAGCAAGCTTAGCAGGactgagcaaaactcaggcaaaggcaccagGGGCCACAGAAGTTTTCAACAGGCAAGGTGACTCCCCCAAAATCCTATGACAAAAGGAGGAAAACTATGTGTGTTTGAATGTCTTTCTTCTCTTGCATCTTGAAATACTTATAATTCAGTCTCCTACAATTTGGAAATTTGTTAACCTTAAGTGAAAATCATTATATTTCAAactcttttagaaataaaagttgaaagattgGCATTTGCATTGAACCACCCTATCCCTCTTACTGATATAGACATATATTCTTTGAGAATATACTTCTGTAATGCATGGCATTGGGCTTCAGGCTAGCATTCTTCCACTAGATTATAAAGCTTACTAACAGCATTTCTGATCCCTGGGTTTTGACATTTTGTTCTCGTACAATTTCGTTTTGTGAGGAGCTTTTGCTGTGCATTGGAGGATGATGAGCTGCATTTTGGGCCTCTTCCACTAAGCGCAAATGTAAACTCCTTTATTCATGGAAGAAATACCCAAATATGTTTGTGTCTTGTGGAAGCAACATTGATGACTATCTTTATCATATAAGTTAAG
This genomic interval from Rhinopithecus roxellana isolate Shanxi Qingling chromosome 22, ASM756505v1, whole genome shotgun sequence contains the following:
- the LOC115895647 gene encoding LOW QUALITY PROTEIN: testis-specific chromodomain protein Y 1-like (The sequence of the model RefSeq protein was modified relative to this genomic sequence to represent the inferred CDS: deleted 1 base in 1 codon); translation: MASQEFEVETIVDKRQDKNGNTVYLVRWKGYDKQDDTWEPEHHLMNCQKCIHDFNRRQTEKQKKLEWTRTSRMCSNNARRRTSRSTKADYTKNSPKMLVTGKQHGSKSRQLFAASKNVRRKAASLFTDAKDMELVNSTLKTFAPDSPVDNKKTVSSFQELKKLDPIAVDQQDLVDFKVTEGKPVRDPLSGPSAEQAGIEDKTLLQPLISQMSGSVTASMATGSAPQEAIVVLIDPLAATGTTDTCTSVARVKGGKRHVTDDGRDQSFVKKMYFTIRLTESASTYRDIVVKKEDGFTQILLSTRSTEKNALNTEVIKEIVNALNRAAADDSKLVLFSAAGSVFCCGLDFGYFVKHLRNDRNRASFEMVNTIKNFVNTFIQFKKPIVVSVNGPAIGLGASMLPLCDLVWATEKAWFQTPYMTFGQSPDACSTVTFPKIMGEASANEMLIAGRKLTAREACAKGLVSQVFLTGTFTEEVMIQIRKLSLYNAIVLEKCKTLVRCNIKMELEKANERECEVLRKIWGSAQGVESMVKYVENKIHEF